Proteins encoded within one genomic window of Oscillospiraceae bacterium:
- a CDS encoding AbrB/MazE/SpoVT family DNA-binding domain-containing protein has product MAAPIIRRIDDLGRIVIPIDIRKNMEIESGNELELVFQDNQIIIKKPRSKCRLCGSEKDLENIDGSLLCHKCINKIKSV; this is encoded by the coding sequence ATGGCTGCTCCAATCATAAGAAGAATAGACGATCTCGGAAGAATTGTTATTCCCATAGACATAAGAAAAAACATGGAGATTGAATCCGGAAATGAGCTTGAACTCGTTTTTCAAGACAATCAGATTATAATTAAAAAGCCTCGTAGCAAATGCCGTCTTTGCGGTTCAGAAAAAGATCTTGAAAATATAGATGGTTCATTGTTATGCCACAAGTGCATAAATAAAATAAAATCTGTCTAA
- a CDS encoding VanW family protein — protein METNRNVEKPIKRSAVRLKAGSFYYGILRKILWLKMNHVFASQTSSEQLPFCCFSHRTPLLRKLKDVDMWMQYNKIINLKIAAKVIDGIIIRPNEVFSYWKLIGKPTKRKGYVDGMVLHNGTFSAGTGGGLCQMSNLIFWMTIHTPLTVIERHRHGYDVFPDSNRTQPFGSGATCFYPYGDLMIRNDTEDNYQLSVCVGTDYLEGAWRSTAKCKYRYEIVEKNHEIKGEYWGGYSRHNELYKMTIDMDGYFIKEELIVKNSAIMMYSPLLTENS, from the coding sequence ATGGAAACAAATAGAAATGTCGAAAAACCTATAAAACGTTCTGCTGTAAGGCTGAAAGCGGGGAGTTTTTACTACGGAATATTACGGAAAATTCTGTGGCTTAAGATGAACCATGTTTTTGCATCACAGACATCATCTGAACAATTACCGTTCTGTTGCTTTTCACATAGAACTCCGCTATTGCGAAAATTGAAAGATGTTGATATGTGGATGCAATATAATAAAATTATTAATTTAAAAATTGCAGCAAAGGTAATTGACGGCATCATCATTCGTCCTAACGAGGTGTTTAGTTATTGGAAATTGATAGGGAAGCCGACAAAGCGAAAAGGTTATGTTGATGGGATGGTACTTCATAATGGCACATTTTCCGCTGGGACAGGCGGAGGATTATGCCAAATGTCCAATTTGATTTTTTGGATGACAATTCATACACCCCTGACAGTCATAGAGAGGCATCGACACGGATATGACGTTTTTCCCGACTCTAACAGAACACAACCTTTTGGCAGTGGTGCTACCTGTTTTTACCCATATGGCGATTTAATGATACGAAATGATACCGAAGATAATTATCAATTAAGTGTTTGTGTTGGAACCGATTATCTTGAAGGGGCTTGGCGATCGACAGCCAAGTGCAAATACAGATATGAAATAGTTGAAAAAAATCACGAAATAAAAGGAGAGTATTGGGGCGGATATAGCAGACACAACGAATTGTATAAGATGACAATTGATATGGATGGTTATTTTATTAAAGAAGAACTTATTGTGAAAAACTCTGCAATTATGATGTACTCTCCATTATTAACAGAAAATTCATAA
- a CDS encoding transglutaminase-like domain-containing protein, which translates to MDKRMVGKWPTQVFVPNTEMSRIDILRKYAVYNNSNSLNPYLIEYRLFEPAPKILLKYDYINYINGYSSTNDNLAFSLFDFVCENFHHDGSSGLPLGHRVKDIITFCENHNGKINCRGLAILLASLLRMNGIKASHITCMPYENPFDDCHVVTDCFLPSGKRIMFDPTYRLYLRDTDGEYISLQKLRKMLINNEMYYPNSEASYNGGGFDLDYQRNYMIKNTFRFSRGILCADGYDDRSKRRIELIPSEYPSKKFKEQNKKGFVFNESEFWG; encoded by the coding sequence ATGGATAAGAGAATGGTGGGAAAATGGCCTACTCAAGTGTTTGTTCCTAATACCGAAATGTCACGTATTGATATACTTAGGAAATATGCTGTATACAACAATAGCAATTCTTTAAATCCCTATTTAATTGAATATAGGCTTTTTGAACCTGCTCCGAAAATACTTCTAAAATATGATTATATCAACTACATAAATGGTTATTCTTCTACTAATGATAACTTAGCTTTTTCCTTATTTGATTTTGTATGCGAAAACTTTCACCACGACGGTTCGAGCGGACTACCGCTGGGACATCGGGTAAAAGATATCATAACTTTTTGTGAAAACCACAACGGAAAAATTAATTGCAGAGGACTTGCCATTCTTTTAGCATCCTTGTTGCGCATGAACGGAATAAAAGCGTCACATATAACTTGTATGCCATATGAAAATCCATTTGATGATTGTCATGTGGTAACTGACTGTTTTCTTCCTTCCGGTAAAAGAATAATGTTTGATCCTACATATAGGTTATATTTGAGGGACACTGATGGTGAATATATCTCGCTACAAAAACTTCGTAAAATGTTGATTAACAACGAAATGTATTATCCTAATTCTGAAGCATCTTATAATGGAGGTGGCTTCGATCTGGATTATCAACGAAATTATATGATTAAAAATACATTTCGTTTTTCTCGTGGTATTCTCTGTGCTGATGGTTATGATGATCGCAGTAAACGTCGTATTGAGCTAATACCAAGTGAATATCCATCGAAAAAATTTAAAGAACAGAATAAAAAAGGATTTGTGTTCAATGAATCAGAGTTTTGGGGTTGA
- a CDS encoding AraC family transcriptional regulator gives MEWLDRMNNAIDYIELNLAEEISYDKLAQIACCSTYHFQRMFSFITGVPLSEYIRRRRLTLAAFELQTSNIKVIDVAIKYGYESPEAFSRAFKNLHGIMPMSARDIGVSLKAFPKMTFSISIKGVSEMNYRIEQKEAFEVFGLELKTTVVNGQCYKDIPEFWAACARDGRCQTLAQAAGKKSGEILDTGVTYAHNPNGDMSYMLGCIKRDKEICHEYTVLTIPEQTWAIFQTEWKSESDDEKLHEVWRRIYSEWFPVVSYEHADCDFDMEMYFGNAQTGYGVEIWIPVIQK, from the coding sequence ATGGAGTGGCTTGACAGGATGAACAATGCTATAGACTATATTGAGTTAAATCTGGCAGAAGAAATTTCGTATGATAAATTGGCACAGATTGCTTGTTGCTCGACGTATCATTTTCAAAGGATGTTTTCATTTATTACCGGTGTGCCGTTATCCGAATATATCAGACGCAGGCGGTTAACGTTAGCAGCCTTTGAGTTGCAGACAAGCAATATCAAAGTGATTGATGTCGCAATAAAATACGGATATGAGTCGCCGGAAGCATTTAGTCGTGCATTTAAAAACCTGCATGGCATAATGCCAATGTCAGCGCGCGATATTGGCGTTTCACTGAAAGCTTTTCCAAAAATGACCTTCTCTATATCAATTAAAGGAGTATCTGAGATGAATTATCGTATTGAGCAAAAAGAGGCGTTTGAGGTGTTTGGACTTGAGTTAAAAACAACCGTTGTGAATGGTCAATGTTACAAAGATATCCCTGAATTTTGGGCGGCATGCGCACGGGACGGACGATGCCAAACTCTTGCACAGGCAGCTGGTAAAAAATCGGGCGAAATACTTGATACCGGTGTAACATACGCACATAATCCAAACGGAGATATGTCTTATATGCTTGGGTGTATTAAGCGGGATAAAGAAATTTGTCATGAGTATACTGTTTTAACCATTCCAGAGCAGACATGGGCTATATTTCAAACCGAATGGAAGAGCGAAAGTGATGATGAGAAACTGCATGAAGTTTGGAGAAGAATCTATTCCGAGTGGTTTCCTGTCGTGAGTTATGAGCATGCCGATTGTGATTTTGATATGGAAATGTATTTTGGCAATGCTCAAACAGGATACGGTGTTGAGATATGGATTCCGGTTATACAGAAATAG